One window from the genome of Ammoniphilus sp. CFH 90114 encodes:
- the pilM gene encoding type IV pilus biogenesis protein PilM codes for MLPKLNLQLGNKKRINLVIKDHVIRYLDSRHPDLKAVRAFGEHYLPDGLIREGKIVEMPALVDKLQGCVDEWGIKRRDVQFLVPDSFIVVRKLQIPSDIQSDEVKGYFFMELGSSIHLPFDNPIFDTVILGEKNGKKDVLLFATPENIVKDYSDLLEQVKLHPVVADISPLAIYRLYYQLGLVQQEEHALCIQFDVQTVNISIFHDHKILFMRHLRMDVDWAGWKVEKDALGVDNLKWAGDIDYIHNELLAMIAEIERVMSFYRFSMNQGKSQITRILLNGDHPLLEWIEDQILARMDVPTSSLKDEKITTLKGEHILPQHHLTLGLSLKEVK; via the coding sequence ATGCTACCAAAACTCAATCTTCAACTAGGTAACAAAAAAAGAATAAATCTAGTCATCAAAGATCACGTCATCCGATACCTAGACTCACGACACCCAGATCTTAAAGCCGTTCGTGCTTTTGGTGAGCATTACCTCCCAGACGGGTTAATTCGCGAGGGTAAGATAGTAGAAATGCCGGCATTAGTGGACAAGCTCCAAGGGTGTGTGGATGAATGGGGGATTAAGCGAAGAGATGTTCAATTCCTTGTACCTGATTCTTTCATTGTTGTAAGAAAGCTGCAAATTCCGTCGGATATCCAATCAGATGAAGTGAAGGGTTATTTTTTCATGGAGCTTGGCTCGAGTATCCATCTACCTTTTGATAATCCGATTTTTGATACGGTGATTCTTGGAGAGAAAAATGGTAAGAAGGACGTTCTTCTCTTTGCAACTCCTGAAAATATTGTGAAAGACTACTCAGATCTGTTAGAGCAGGTGAAGCTACATCCGGTTGTGGCAGACATTTCCCCTTTAGCTATATATCGTCTTTACTATCAATTGGGTTTGGTCCAACAAGAAGAACACGCATTATGTATCCAATTCGATGTCCAAACCGTTAACATCAGCATCTTTCACGATCACAAGATTTTGTTCATGAGGCATCTTCGCATGGATGTAGATTGGGCTGGCTGGAAGGTGGAGAAAGATGCTTTAGGCGTTGATAACCTGAAGTGGGCAGGTGATATCGATTATATCCATAATGAACTATTGGCGATGATTGCGGAGATCGAGCGTGTGATGAGTTTTTATCGCTTCTCTATGAATCAGGGAAAAAGTCAAATTACCAGGATTCTCTTAAATGGAGACCATCCTTTACTCGAATGGATAGAAGATCAGATACTAGCGCGCATGGATGTACCTACTAGTTCCTTAAAGGATGAGAAAATTACGACCTTAAAAGGTGAGCACATCCTGCCTCAACATCATCTGACTCTTGGGCTCTCCTTAAAAGAGGTGAAGTAA
- a CDS encoding type II secretion system F family protein encodes MTQFVYEGRDRTGKQRKGKITSNSRREAMLKLREQGIAVLNMKEQEVSFLQQDITIGSPVKFKDYVIFLRQYSTLLQSGVTVVDATKVLAEQSESKALRSALQGIEEDLRSGKPLSEAASKHPKIFPPMFINMVQAGEVAGSIDETLDRLATYFEKQHRTKQKVVSALTYPIVVGLIAGGVVMFLLTSVVPTFANMFSGFGAELPAITKLVLHLSARMKEIWWMVILGLILLYVTFMIIKRMAGIKFYVDYFSLRLPLFGKLLQKALIARMARTLSSLFASSVPILQAITIVEKVLDNEVMTKVLSSSRTSLETGRPLTEPMKQHWVFPPLVTQMIAIGEQTGSLDVMLGKVADFYEAEVESATDQLKSLIEPLMIVLLAGIVGTIVSAILVPMFQIFNEIKL; translated from the coding sequence ATGACTCAATTTGTCTATGAAGGACGAGACCGCACAGGGAAGCAAAGAAAAGGAAAAATTACCAGTAACAGCCGAAGAGAGGCCATGCTAAAATTAAGGGAGCAAGGGATTGCTGTTCTCAACATGAAGGAACAGGAAGTGAGTTTTCTTCAGCAGGATATTACCATAGGAAGCCCTGTTAAGTTTAAAGACTATGTCATCTTTCTTCGCCAGTACTCAACCCTCTTGCAATCCGGCGTTACCGTAGTGGATGCAACGAAAGTTCTAGCAGAGCAGTCAGAATCCAAAGCTTTAAGATCAGCTCTTCAAGGAATAGAAGAGGATCTGCGCTCGGGTAAACCTTTGTCTGAAGCTGCATCTAAGCATCCCAAAATTTTTCCTCCCATGTTTATTAACATGGTACAGGCTGGAGAGGTAGCGGGGAGTATTGACGAAACATTGGATCGCTTGGCTACATACTTCGAAAAACAACATCGAACGAAGCAAAAAGTGGTCTCGGCACTAACCTATCCCATTGTAGTAGGATTGATTGCTGGGGGAGTGGTCATGTTCCTTCTGACTTCTGTAGTACCAACCTTCGCCAACATGTTTTCTGGCTTCGGAGCAGAGCTTCCTGCTATTACCAAGCTCGTCTTACACCTAAGTGCTCGAATGAAGGAAATCTGGTGGATGGTTATTCTTGGTCTTATTCTTCTTTATGTGACGTTCATGATAATTAAAAGAATGGCTGGGATTAAGTTTTACGTTGATTACTTTTCTCTACGGCTGCCTTTGTTCGGCAAGCTGCTGCAGAAAGCCCTGATTGCCCGCATGGCTCGAACCTTAAGCAGTCTATTTGCAAGCTCAGTTCCTATCCTTCAAGCGATCACGATTGTGGAGAAGGTGTTGGACAATGAAGTCATGACGAAGGTACTAAGCTCTTCCCGCACATCATTGGAGACGGGTAGACCTTTAACAGAGCCGATGAAGCAGCATTGGGTATTTCCGCCATTAGTCACGCAGATGATTGCCATAGGCGAGCAGACGGGATCGTTAGATGTCATGCTGGGGAAAGTGGCAGATTTCTATGAAGCTGAAGTAGAAAGTGCAACAGATCAACTGAAGTCGTTGATTGAACCGCTTATGATCGTTTTACTGGCAGGAATCGTAGGGACTATCGTTTCGGCCATCTTGGTTCCCATGTTCCAGATCTTCAACGAGATTAAATTGTAG
- the hemA gene encoding glutamyl-tRNA reductase: protein MHILVIGLNYKTAPVEIRERFAFKEDEKDRAIRMLRGTKDIQECVMVGTCNRTEIYAVVDQLHTGRHYVKGFLSEWFGIAREDFADYLYIKEDDEAVRHLFRVVCGLDSMVLGETQILGQVRTAFLQSQECKATGTVFNTLFKQAVTLAKRAHSETDIGKNAVSVSYAAVELGKKIFGYFEKKTVVILGAGKMGELTGKHLHANGVNKVIVVNRTIERAKGLADKFNGEACTFNELSSALIQADIVISSTGAEGYVVTKRDIQAISRKRNHRPLFMIDIAVPRDLDPAINDLDDVYLYDIDDLESIVEANRQERAREAEKIGYMIGEEIVAFKSWLNTLGTVPVISALREKSLKIQEEAMRQIENKLPDLTEKELRIIRKYSKTIVNQMLHDPLVRMKEMAAQSKGDEALDLFVKIFALEEELEQQSRIKQLRAEKETADVRLPTLHVSEAVVRS, encoded by the coding sequence GTGCACATCCTAGTAATCGGACTTAATTATAAGACGGCTCCTGTAGAGATTCGTGAACGCTTCGCATTCAAAGAAGATGAGAAAGATAGAGCGATCAGAATGCTACGGGGAACGAAGGATATTCAGGAATGCGTGATGGTAGGAACCTGTAACCGTACTGAGATTTATGCGGTTGTAGATCAGTTGCATACAGGACGTCACTATGTGAAGGGCTTCCTCTCTGAGTGGTTCGGAATTGCAAGGGAAGATTTCGCTGACTATTTATATATAAAAGAAGACGACGAAGCGGTTCGTCATCTATTCCGTGTGGTTTGCGGCTTGGATTCGATGGTGTTAGGAGAAACTCAAATCTTAGGGCAAGTTCGAACTGCTTTCCTGCAGAGTCAAGAGTGCAAAGCTACAGGTACGGTTTTTAATACTCTATTTAAACAGGCGGTTACGCTAGCGAAGCGCGCTCATTCAGAGACGGATATTGGGAAGAATGCAGTCTCTGTAAGTTATGCAGCGGTGGAGTTAGGCAAGAAGATCTTTGGCTATTTCGAAAAGAAGACGGTAGTTATACTTGGAGCAGGGAAGATGGGCGAATTGACCGGGAAGCATCTTCATGCCAATGGAGTTAATAAAGTAATTGTCGTTAACCGTACGATTGAGCGAGCTAAAGGCCTTGCAGATAAGTTTAACGGAGAGGCCTGTACGTTTAATGAGCTTTCATCCGCTCTTATTCAGGCAGATATTGTGATTAGCTCTACGGGAGCAGAAGGATACGTCGTAACTAAGCGTGATATCCAGGCTATTTCGCGCAAGCGAAATCACCGACCGCTCTTTATGATCGACATCGCAGTTCCAAGAGATTTAGATCCTGCGATTAATGATTTGGATGATGTGTATCTATATGATATCGATGATCTAGAAAGCATCGTCGAGGCTAATCGTCAAGAGCGAGCTCGTGAGGCTGAGAAGATTGGATATATGATTGGAGAAGAAATCGTAGCGTTTAAATCTTGGCTTAATACCCTTGGGACAGTTCCTGTAATTAGCGCACTTCGTGAGAAGTCTCTTAAGATTCAGGAAGAAGCTATGCGTCAAATTGAGAACAAACTGCCTGATCTGACAGAGAAGGAGCTTCGCATCATTCGAAAATATTCCAAGACCATTGTCAATCAGATGCTGCATGATCCTTTGGTAAGAATGAAAGAGATGGCTGCTCAATCTAAGGGCGATGAAGCCTTAGACTTATTTGTTAAGATTTTTGCTCTTGAAGAGGAATTAGAACAGCAGAGTCGAATCAAACAGTTAAGAGCAGAAAAAGAGACAGCAGATGTACGCTTACCGACTCTCCATGTCAGCGAGGCAGTAGTCCGCTCCTAA
- a CDS encoding type II secretion system protein, with amino-acid sequence MNRIALRKNEQGVTLIELLAVMVILGILVAIAVPVISTTIQEMRTRAFISNAIQMRESALMDLKVRLMALNETGEHKVTYEQLIADGYIAAFLDPDTGQLLREDEVLEKDRSYVVFKREEGGDISAYVYLKGFERQIGTPTVPIAVSSLTKDHVLPISMSTNN; translated from the coding sequence ATGAATCGAATAGCACTGAGAAAGAATGAGCAAGGGGTTACACTGATTGAGCTTTTAGCAGTTATGGTGATTCTCGGTATTCTAGTTGCGATTGCAGTTCCAGTGATTAGTACAACGATTCAGGAGATGAGAACGAGAGCTTTTATCTCAAATGCGATCCAAATGCGAGAATCAGCGCTGATGGACTTGAAGGTGCGATTAATGGCTCTAAATGAAACGGGGGAGCACAAGGTTACTTATGAACAATTAATTGCAGATGGATATATCGCGGCCTTCCTCGATCCTGATACAGGTCAGTTGTTGCGTGAGGACGAGGTGTTAGAAAAGGACAGATCTTACGTTGTGTTTAAGCGAGAAGAAGGTGGGGATATTTCCGCCTATGTTTATCTTAAGGGATTTGAACGACAAATCGGAACCCCAACAGTTCCCATCGCTGTTAGTTCACTGACCAAAGATCATGTTTTGCCAATTTCTATGTCTACTAACAATTAA
- the hemB gene encoding porphobilinogen synthase, translating to MLFDRHRRLRTSAAMRSMIRETHLQASDFIYPLFIVEGEGKKVEIPSMPGVYHFSLDLLKEEIEEIVSLGIQSVILFGVPQHKDEVGTEAYNECGIVQQAIRKVKEWAPGLVVIADTCLCQYTDHGHCGVIRDGVVDNDPSLELLVKTAISQAKAGADIIAPSNMMDGFVAAIRAGLDESGFAHIPIMSYAVKYSSSFYGPFRDAAHSTPQFGDRKTYQMDPANMREAIREAASDVQEGADFLMVKPAMAYMDIIRVVRDHFDLPVVAYNVSGEYSMVKAAAANGWIDEKAVTLELLIGFKRAGADLILTYSAKDAVRWLREN from the coding sequence ATGTTGTTTGATCGTCACCGTCGTCTTCGCACGAGTGCAGCAATGCGCTCTATGATTCGGGAGACTCATTTGCAGGCCAGTGATTTCATTTATCCTCTTTTTATTGTAGAAGGGGAAGGCAAGAAGGTAGAGATTCCTTCTATGCCTGGAGTATATCATTTTAGTTTAGATTTATTGAAAGAAGAGATTGAGGAGATCGTTTCTCTTGGGATTCAATCGGTTATCCTTTTTGGTGTACCACAACATAAGGACGAAGTAGGAACGGAAGCTTATAATGAGTGCGGTATTGTGCAGCAAGCGATTCGTAAGGTAAAGGAATGGGCACCGGGATTAGTTGTTATTGCGGATACTTGCCTATGCCAATACACGGATCATGGGCATTGCGGTGTGATTCGAGATGGGGTAGTGGATAACGACCCAAGTTTAGAATTACTAGTCAAGACCGCGATCTCCCAAGCTAAGGCAGGAGCGGATATTATTGCCCCATCCAATATGATGGATGGTTTTGTAGCTGCGATACGTGCTGGTCTTGATGAGTCCGGCTTTGCTCACATTCCGATTATGTCATATGCGGTAAAATATTCCTCTTCTTTTTATGGACCATTCCGCGATGCTGCCCACTCTACACCGCAATTTGGGGATCGCAAAACCTATCAGATGGACCCTGCTAATATGCGGGAAGCTATAAGAGAGGCTGCCTCTGATGTACAAGAGGGTGCAGATTTCCTAATGGTTAAACCAGCGATGGCGTATATGGATATTATTCGTGTTGTTCGTGATCACTTTGATCTACCGGTTGTCGCTTATAATGTGAGTGGCGAATATTCCATGGTTAAGGCTGCAGCAGCTAATGGATGGATTGATGAGAAGGCTGTTACTTTAGAGTTATTAATAGGCTTTAAACGAGCAGGGGCAGATCTAATCCTAACCTATTCAGCCAAGGATGCCGTTCGTTGGCTTCGTGAGAACTAA
- a CDS encoding uroporphyrinogen-III synthase, translated as MIHRGKPLQGKTVLVTRSRAQASELSLKIEQVGGKVIELPVIKFTPPEDPRPLEQAIRNMNQYDWILLTSTNGVQFFGEKLKEYHLQYSHIEAKIGVVGPRTAEVLKEWGRDPDVVAEDYKAEGLILALEEILQPGDHVLFPRANIARPLIPQELSRRGINVTEVDAYETVMSAEGAQEVIHHLKEKRIDIITFTSSSTVRNFCEVLRLEARDPLLVGVKLACIGPITARTAQELGLTVDIIAQEYTIDGLVQALTHLVE; from the coding sequence ATGATACACAGGGGTAAACCACTTCAAGGAAAAACGGTCCTGGTTACCCGATCAAGGGCACAGGCTAGTGAACTGTCTTTGAAGATTGAGCAGGTTGGAGGAAAGGTAATAGAACTTCCTGTCATTAAGTTTACTCCCCCGGAAGACCCTAGGCCCCTAGAACAGGCCATTAGGAATATGAATCAGTATGATTGGATCCTTCTTACTAGCACCAACGGAGTACAATTCTTCGGTGAAAAGTTAAAGGAATATCATTTACAATACAGCCATATTGAGGCGAAAATTGGCGTAGTGGGTCCCCGAACGGCTGAAGTGTTGAAGGAATGGGGACGCGATCCTGATGTGGTAGCAGAGGATTATAAAGCGGAAGGGCTTATTCTTGCTTTAGAAGAAATCCTTCAACCGGGCGACCATGTATTATTTCCGCGCGCCAATATCGCTCGGCCCCTTATTCCTCAAGAGCTTTCTCGAAGAGGGATAAACGTAACCGAAGTCGATGCTTACGAAACGGTCATGAGTGCGGAAGGGGCACAGGAAGTGATTCACCACTTGAAGGAAAAGCGGATTGACATCATTACCTTCACAAGTTCATCTACAGTCAGGAATTTTTGTGAGGTCCTCCGCCTAGAAGCCAGGGACCCATTGCTGGTAGGGGTGAAATTAGCCTGCATTGGTCCGATTACAGCTAGAACGGCTCAAGAATTAGGTTTAACGGTTGATATTATAGCGCAAGAGTATACCATAGATGGACTAGTTCAAGCACTAACCCACTTGGTTGAGTAG
- a CDS encoding ABC transporter substrate-binding protein, protein MKHWLRYLAIVTLILSLAALTACGGGSSQPQKIRLFEVTHSIFYTPQYVALTQGFFEEEGLEVELTNANGGDKAMTALLSGNAEIILMGTEATIYVKNQGATDPAINFAQLTQTDGSFLVSRDPINNFTWDLLKGKTLIGQRKGGMPQMVSEFVQVQNGVAPFKDVEIIQNIDFANLGSAFASGTGDFVQLFEPIASTLELEGKGHVVASFGADSGKLPYTVYITRQSFIDENPEVVQKFTNAVYKAQQWVASHSIEEIADAISPHFSEMNRETLLKVLERYKSQGSWATDPILDEEEYNNLEAVMENAGELKQRVDYHDIVNTEFAKKAME, encoded by the coding sequence ATGAAACACTGGCTTCGCTATCTAGCGATTGTAACGCTTATTCTCTCTCTTGCTGCACTCACTGCATGCGGTGGTGGCTCTTCTCAGCCACAAAAGATTCGCTTGTTTGAAGTCACCCACTCCATCTTTTACACACCTCAATACGTTGCCCTTACTCAAGGTTTTTTTGAAGAGGAAGGTCTTGAAGTGGAATTAACGAATGCCAATGGCGGAGACAAAGCCATGACAGCCCTGTTAAGCGGCAATGCCGAAATCATCTTAATGGGGACGGAAGCTACGATTTACGTAAAGAATCAAGGAGCAACCGACCCCGCTATCAACTTCGCTCAGCTGACGCAAACCGATGGCTCTTTCCTTGTTTCCCGAGATCCCATCAATAACTTCACATGGGATTTGCTGAAAGGCAAGACACTCATCGGCCAGCGTAAAGGCGGAATGCCACAAATGGTCAGTGAGTTTGTGCAAGTACAGAACGGCGTCGCTCCCTTCAAGGATGTAGAAATCATCCAAAACATTGATTTCGCCAATCTCGGAAGTGCTTTTGCTTCAGGAACAGGGGACTTCGTTCAGTTATTTGAACCTATTGCCTCTACACTTGAATTAGAAGGAAAAGGCCATGTTGTTGCCTCCTTCGGTGCAGATAGCGGGAAGCTCCCTTATACGGTCTATATCACTAGACAAAGCTTTATTGACGAAAACCCTGAAGTCGTTCAGAAATTCACCAATGCCGTTTATAAAGCACAGCAATGGGTAGCGAGTCACTCTATTGAAGAAATCGCTGATGCCATTTCCCCACATTTCTCTGAGATGAACCGCGAAACTCTTCTTAAGGTGTTAGAACGCTATAAATCTCAAGGTTCTTGGGCCACAGATCCGATTCTCGATGAAGAAGAATACAATAACCTTGAAGCGGTTATGGAGAATGCAGGTGAGCTCAAGCAAAGAGTGGATTACCATGATATTGTAAATACAGAGTTCGCTAAGAAAGCAATGGAATAA
- a CDS encoding type II secretion system protein, translating to MLKKFLRNERGLTLIELLAVVVILGIIAAIAVPSIGRIIDNTKKDAHIANAQQMVSAVKLYMAASNDKGPDITLTKLKSQGYLTDIKDPSNSAGLYDADSTKVNVTKSAQGNYDYKVTLISKTGTGTEAITTTYINNVNISTVQRSDVSLPGEPAAPAAPGGS from the coding sequence ATGTTAAAAAAGTTTTTGCGTAATGAGAGGGGTCTAACTCTAATCGAGTTACTAGCGGTTGTAGTAATTCTGGGGATTATTGCTGCGATTGCGGTGCCGAGTATTGGAAGAATTATTGACAATACTAAGAAAGACGCACACATTGCAAATGCTCAACAAATGGTCTCTGCAGTAAAGTTATATATGGCTGCAAGCAATGACAAGGGGCCGGATATAACTTTAACCAAATTAAAAAGTCAGGGATATCTAACTGATATCAAAGATCCAAGTAATTCTGCAGGTTTATATGATGCCGATAGTACTAAGGTAAATGTAACTAAATCAGCCCAAGGAAATTATGATTATAAAGTAACTCTTATATCTAAAACTGGTACTGGTACTGAAGCTATTACTACTACTTATATAAATAACGTAAATATTTCCACTGTGCAACGCTCTGATGTATCACTACCAGGTGAGCCAGCAGCACCAGCAGCACCAGGTGGAAGTTAA
- the hemC gene encoding hydroxymethylbilane synthase → MRKIIVGSRQSALALTQTKWVIRQLEALGLPFEFEIKKIVTKGDQIVDVTLSKVGGKGLFVKEIEQALLDGDIDMAVHSMKDMPALLPEGLTIGAVPARVDVRDVLISKDGKTLDELPHGATVGTSSLRRSAQLLAHRGDLNIKWIRGNIDTRIRKLNEEDYDAIVLAAAGLERMEWKGKVTQFLPVEISLPAVGQGALSIECRESDTELLELLAKFNHHETEQAVRAERAFLNTLEGGCQVPIGAYAQITEEGQCALTGLVADPGGRTVLKDSIKGDNPEEIGRALGKYLIEKGASEILDKVRKENHI, encoded by the coding sequence ATGAGAAAAATTATCGTTGGATCTAGACAAAGCGCTTTGGCACTTACCCAGACCAAATGGGTGATTCGACAATTAGAAGCCCTAGGTCTTCCTTTTGAATTTGAAATTAAGAAGATCGTGACCAAGGGAGATCAGATCGTAGACGTAACCCTTTCCAAAGTAGGTGGAAAAGGGTTGTTTGTTAAGGAGATTGAACAGGCGTTATTAGACGGCGATATTGATATGGCCGTACATAGTATGAAAGATATGCCTGCTCTATTACCAGAGGGGTTGACGATTGGAGCTGTTCCGGCGCGAGTCGATGTCCGCGATGTGCTTATCAGTAAAGACGGCAAAACATTGGATGAACTACCTCACGGAGCGACTGTTGGAACGAGTAGCTTGCGTAGAAGTGCTCAACTCTTAGCACACCGTGGGGATTTGAATATTAAATGGATACGCGGGAATATCGATACGAGAATTAGAAAGCTTAACGAAGAAGATTATGATGCCATTGTACTAGCTGCGGCTGGGTTGGAGAGAATGGAATGGAAAGGGAAAGTAACGCAGTTTCTACCCGTAGAGATTAGTCTGCCTGCTGTGGGTCAAGGAGCTTTAAGTATTGAGTGCCGAGAGTCAGATACAGAGTTACTCGAACTCCTTGCGAAGTTTAATCATCATGAGACTGAACAAGCTGTGAGAGCGGAACGAGCCTTCCTGAATACATTAGAAGGAGGCTGCCAGGTGCCTATTGGCGCCTACGCCCAAATAACAGAAGAAGGACAATGTGCTCTTACGGGACTTGTAGCCGATCCGGGTGGAAGAACGGTACTGAAGGACTCTATTAAAGGAGATAATCCGGAAGAAATCGGACGAGCCTTAGGGAAATACCTCATTGAAAAGGGAGCATCTGAGATCTTAGATAAGGTTCGTAAGGAAAATCATATATGA
- a CDS encoding MFS transporter, whose product MSMTGKSKHGLFYHWGVNIKEATEEEKKLGDSEIGSQGRLLLLVYTLFLLAEALSGTFVNVYLWKEKNDYSLIGWYNISFFIGMQITFMLSGKWVKVYNKMSCLRTGIAVSSAFYLGVLLLGKKAVSFIFPLGFVQGIGHGFFWFAFNIVLFEITNKVNRDKFNGLAGVFGSFVGMVAPLGAGYLIAKMTGMKGYYTIFAVSLGIYVCGVILSFFFKRRKSGGEFSLANTYRVYKKSKTWKRILNAMIGQGITESVFNFLIGILVFIATSNEWKVGVYTFITSGVAFFSFYLIGKFIKPKWRSTSLFWGTLLMSVSVLPLFYEVNYTTLLIMGIGISLFSPLFYIPAVSIVFDSIGRSKETAQWKVEYIIIRETGLNIGRLLSLGLFIALVTWREDALVLSGLLLAVSLAQLITWAYMRKIKV is encoded by the coding sequence ATGAGTATGACCGGTAAGTCCAAGCACGGGTTGTTCTACCACTGGGGAGTGAACATAAAGGAAGCGACGGAAGAAGAAAAAAAGCTCGGCGATAGTGAAATTGGCTCACAAGGAAGATTGCTGCTCCTCGTCTATACCCTCTTTCTATTAGCAGAAGCCTTATCTGGCACCTTTGTGAATGTGTATCTATGGAAAGAAAAAAACGATTACAGTTTGATTGGATGGTATAACATATCTTTCTTCATCGGAATGCAAATTACCTTCATGCTGTCTGGCAAGTGGGTTAAGGTGTACAATAAAATGTCTTGTTTACGGACAGGGATTGCCGTGTCCTCTGCCTTTTACCTCGGGGTATTATTACTTGGAAAAAAAGCCGTATCCTTTATCTTTCCGCTTGGTTTTGTCCAAGGGATTGGGCACGGTTTCTTCTGGTTTGCCTTTAATATTGTACTGTTTGAGATTACCAACAAAGTAAATCGGGATAAGTTCAACGGATTAGCAGGTGTTTTTGGCTCTTTCGTTGGTATGGTCGCTCCTCTTGGAGCAGGCTATCTCATTGCCAAAATGACCGGAATGAAGGGCTATTATACGATTTTTGCTGTGTCTTTAGGTATTTACGTATGTGGAGTTATTCTAAGCTTTTTCTTTAAGAGGCGTAAATCTGGCGGTGAATTTTCCTTAGCTAACACTTATAGAGTATATAAGAAGAGTAAAACATGGAAACGAATCCTAAATGCCATGATTGGACAAGGAATCACTGAATCCGTCTTTAACTTTCTCATTGGAATTCTCGTCTTCATAGCTACAAGCAACGAATGGAAAGTTGGCGTCTATACCTTTATCACGTCAGGGGTAGCTTTCTTTTCCTTCTATTTAATAGGGAAGTTTATTAAGCCTAAATGGCGGAGTACATCTTTGTTCTGGGGAACCTTATTAATGTCCGTTTCCGTGCTCCCTCTATTTTATGAGGTAAACTATACCACCCTGCTAATCATGGGGATAGGAATCAGCTTGTTTAGCCCTTTGTTTTACATCCCTGCTGTATCCATCGTATTTGACTCCATTGGAAGAAGCAAAGAAACCGCCCAATGGAAAGTGGAATATATCATTATCCGCGAGACCGGGCTTAATATAGGAAGGCTCTTATCCTTAGGGCTGTTTATTGCTCTCGTGACATGGAGAGAAGATGCGCTGGTGCTTAGCGGCTTGTTATTGGCAGTAAGTTTGGCGCAGTTGATTACGTGGGCGTATATGAGGAAGATAAAGGTGTGA
- a CDS encoding inner membrane protein YpjD — MYDVTIYIYALSVLMYFSDFIQSNRKVNQRAFWLLAIVWVLQSIFFVSQMLTKDYFPILTLFETLFFYSWIMVSLSLTINYFFKMDFLVFFTNIIGFAVMAVTLFANPAATPALSKQLISELLFIHISLAFFSYGAFSVSFILSIMYLVQNKMLKQKKWTPLFRRLPSLGQLDLYAYRLAMVGVPTLLLAVILGVIWAHVVGQPLWFDPKVLMSLLVIGIYSIYLYRRITYDWQGRKLAILNVVAFCMILINYFVSGSLSSFHQWLR; from the coding sequence ATGTATGATGTAACCATTTATATCTATGCCCTCAGCGTTTTAATGTATTTTTCAGATTTCATTCAGAGCAACCGGAAGGTCAATCAGAGGGCCTTCTGGTTGCTTGCGATTGTATGGGTATTGCAATCCATCTTCTTTGTTTCACAGATGTTGACGAAGGACTACTTTCCAATCCTTACCCTTTTCGAGACTCTCTTTTTTTATTCCTGGATCATGGTAAGCCTTTCCTTAACGATCAATTATTTTTTCAAGATGGATTTTTTGGTATTCTTTACGAATATTATTGGATTTGCCGTAATGGCTGTAACCTTATTTGCCAACCCGGCGGCTACCCCTGCGCTGTCTAAACAGTTGATCTCTGAGCTCTTATTTATTCATATTAGTTTGGCTTTCTTTAGTTATGGAGCTTTTTCGGTTTCGTTTATCTTATCAATCATGTATCTCGTCCAGAATAAGATGCTAAAGCAGAAGAAATGGACACCCTTGTTTAGAAGGTTGCCAAGTCTGGGCCAATTAGATTTATATGCTTACCGATTAGCTATGGTCGGGGTTCCGACTCTTTTGTTAGCTGTCATACTTGGGGTAATCTGGGCACATGTAGTTGGACAACCGCTCTGGTTTGACCCGAAAGTGCTTATGTCCCTGCTTGTGATAGGGATATACAGCATATATTTGTATCGTAGAATTACATATGACTGGCAAGGCAGGAAACTGGCAATCCTCAATGTGGTAGCATTCTGCATGATTTTAATTAATTATTTTGTTTCTGGTTCCCTCTCTTCCTTTCATCAATGGTTGAGATAG